A window of Numenius arquata chromosome 10, bNumArq3.hap1.1, whole genome shotgun sequence genomic DNA:
TGCTGGTTATAATTAAGTCTGTGACTGAGAGAAAGGAATATAGTTTTCCTACTTAAAAGCCTGCATTCAAAACTACCTCTAGGTATTGGTTGCACATGTGCACATGCATCATCTGTTTCTGCAATGGACTGAACGCCGCTGGACTACTTGAATTCATGCAGgcttttccattgacttcagtgtgaTTTTGGGTTGTACAGGAACCAGAACCATCTACTCTCCTTTTGTACCATACTTGGTTCCACGTGCTGGGGGTCTTACGAGCTGCTTTGCATCATGATTTGGTGGAAGGGGATGAGTCCTCACCTCTTGGCTCCGCTGCTCCATGGCCAAGTCATCCAGCCAGGACTTGTACTCCAGCATGCCGTCTGCCGTGCTGCGCACCAGTTGTGGTCTCAGCATTCGCCAGGGCAATCCCAGGTGCAAGACTGACTCCACTGCCGTTGCCCAGTTGCTCAGCGTAATCCTTCCTGTAAAGAAAAGGGAGAGCCATGGAGACCTCTGAGAGAGTGGCAGCTGAAAGCACATGAAGGCAAAGTCAAAAGCCTAGAGCTGTATGCATACCCAGTCTACCATACTGCTGACAGCAACAGTGCCGTTTCTCCATGGTACACTTGAGCACTTCGGAAAAAAACCTATATGGCCATATAGACATCATCCACTGCAGGAACAAGTGCAGTGCTCTTACTGCTCCCTCCAGCCTCAGCAAGCTTTTGGTCATTGCAGTAAATCAGGGCCATGGGGCTGCAAACATCTGGACAACGGGAAACGCTAACTCTGAATATTTCATGATAAATTTGTGAACTATGGCCACGGTCAGCCTGCAGAACGTGGCCCACAGAACTGCACTAGTACTTCCTCAGGGACCCAGGAACATGGAAAAGCCCCTAATGTAGCAGCTGCTGTAACAGCTGAACAAGACTTTTGTGAGCTATTTTGCTGCCAGGGCAGAAAGCAGGAAACCACTTCTACCCACAAGAAAGCAGTTCTGCCAACCACTGTGTCCCTTTTCTCCCCTGGCCCACAAATGGACAGATCTCAGCAACACGTTTTAGTCACTGCACCAGCAGAGCGCTCCTGGCAGCCAGAAAATTATGAACTCAGCTTCTTCCCTAAGGCTTGGCAGAGGGAGCTGCCACAGAGGACATCCCTTACTTTCCTCTCCCAAGTGATTTTAGGCAGCAGGGATGAAGGGGCTCTAGAGACCATCAAGCCCTTCCCAACTGACATGAGAGACATGTTCCAGGTCATCTTTTCCAACGCTTCATCGGTACTCCTGTTCCAAAGGATTCTCCAAGCCTAAATTGCTACACATCAGGCTAATCACCTCTTGCTTCTCCGACACCCCCTCATTATAATGCCACTCTGAGGCATTAACGGGTTTCCCAACAGAGACACCGAACACAGCAAATGAGACCAGCGCTGGGTCAAGGTCTGACACAGCCTCCCCCTGTGACAGTCACCGACAGCTATCAGCGCGGAGTCTCCCAACCAGCGACACAGTCAACTTAGCTGCTTCAATCCTGTCCTACCAGGGAATTAACCTGAGTGTCCATCAGCTCAGATTTACCCGTATTGTCCTTATCATATGCCTTGAACGCGCTGATGAGGGCTGAGGTGTGAGCAAAGAGCTTTTCCCGCAAGGCTCGAAAGGCTGACTCCTCTACTCTGCTGATTCTGGAGGAtgcagaaaagagagaagcaCATTAAAGACTCACCACAAAGCGCAAGAGAAGCTGCACCTTCCCAGTCCTCTGGCCTGTCCATGAATTGCCCAGACCCTTGCACAACTGCTCTGCACAGCTACAGCTGCATCTCAGTGCTCGTGACAAGGCGCTGCATGCCTAGAGCAGAGTTCTCTGCAGCTGATGCGATGAGTTACTAAATCAATTTGTGAAGTAACAAAGCAGAAGGAAACCTCAGCAAGGGTCAAAAGTTAAAACTTGACATTGAAAAGAACAGCTGGAAAATCAGCAGTCTGTAGTGCTCTTATTTAGTAAATCAAGCTGTGAAAGTTCAGCTCCAGAGTTAAATTTTCTCAAAGCTCACAAAGTTTTCCCTTTTGGTATTTTGCCTTGGTGAATACAGAGCAACTGGAAAGCCTTGCCTTTGGGTCATTGTGAGAGTATGGGCTGTCTTGTTCGCTTGGTACTGAACAAAATGGGGGACGAGGTCCGGTCCCAGCTTGACGTAGGCTCCCCTGTTGCTGCCAATCTCATAGTAGTTTGAGGCTGAAAATATGGTCAGCACCTAACCCCCAGAAGAGAGAGGCATTTACAGTCAatgcatacatatatgcacatCAGTGAAAACAACAGCACAACTGATCCCATCTGGAGTCAACAGACTGTGAAAGCACCATGTGTtaggtgaaaaaggaaaagagagggggcAGCTGGCCTAGAAGCCTTACAGGTGTGAATTCCTGAAGGGCGGCACTGGTCTCTGGATCTGGCCACACACTGGgcattctgtgatttcactgtACTCTCCCAACAAACTTCCACTCTCCACTGCAGTGAGCAGAGTCAAAAGTGCCCCTGTTCAAGTCACTGAAGTGACCCTGAATCTTCTGAGAGCAAAAGTTTGCTGCAGCAGCTTAGTAACACCCTTTAGCACGTCATCTTCAGAAACAGCTGCATTAAGTAGGGGCAATGGCAAAAATGGGTTCAGATCTTTTCTCAGTTACCACCCGCAAGGACGCGCTTTGCCTGCACAACAGATGCCCCCAACAGAGCAGGTGGCTCCAGGCTGTCCTGACCTAAGAACTCAGCTGGGAACATACTTCATTAACTCCCAATAAGGCGGTTCAACAATTTTGTGTGTACTTAACAAAGCCCcattggaaaaaatacagagctgAGACAAGCCACCACAGCAACCCCACCCTGGCAGGATGAAAACCCAAGTATCCTCCACACTGTCCGTCTCACTGACCTTTCGGTTGTGACAGAACTCGTAGCCCTCTTGCTTGCACTCGTGGGAGCGGATGAGGAACTGCAAGTTGTACTTCTCAAGGATCTTCCCTGTCACATCAGGCCCAAAGTAGCAGCCACCACCTCGCACCATATTTGCTCTGCAGCCCTCCTGAGGCATGGGGTCACTCCAGAGAATGTCTAAAATCTGAAAGGATTGGAAAAGTTCATTGAATAAAGTGTACCCAGCAGACATCACCCATTAAAGTTTACTAAGCAAACACAGCTCTGTCTCTGAATCCCTCCCTGGACTGCTGCTATTACCATAGGGTAGGGAAGCATCTGTTTCCGGCATCCCAGCTGAACCACCATACTGCTCCATAGGACTGTCACAGACCTGGTCCACCATGGAGGTGACAATATTGTTGGCCTGGAGCTAGAGGCACATCCAAAGTGCCTGGGTATGTCCATAAATCAGGCCTGTTAGAAGGCTGCCTCCATCCCAAAACGCAGGTCCCAGGGCGGGAACACCCAACAGATCCCAAGGCCATGAGCAGGCTTAGTATTAAACTCCTTTTCTCTCTAGCCAGGACATTCTGCAGCCTCCAGTAATGTAAGTACTGACTCAGTAACCACTATTTGGATTAAAGTTTAATCTCTTTAACCCTGACCTCAATATACAGCTTTATGCTGATAAGGTGTGCAGTGCCAGGATGTCATATGCAACGTGAAGTAAGTAATGATGGTTTCAGAGCGCACAGACAGTGTGGTTTAAGACAAACAGCAAACCAAGTTCCCAGGCTCTGACCTGCCCAGCAATCTACTTGCAGTGCAGCCCAGCTAAAACCACAAATGCAGTCTGTTCTTAGTGCCGAAGATCACAACTCACTCATCAGCAAATGACGTGCTCATTCATTAGCTACAGAGCTGACTTCAGATACCCCATGTACACTGAACTCTACagtctatttctattatttctctcCCCTGAAGTGACTCAAGAAAACCTGTTGCCCCACTCCATGCCTGAGCAGCAGTTTTATGTATACAACAACAGATGAGTGTGGCACTAGGGGCAAAGGCTGGGACAGAGCCTTGAGCACAGAAAGCCAAAAGCCCGGTTAAGAGGCTGACTTGCAAGGGTAGGAGAAAGGCACCAGCAGAACAGCAGCTAGCACCAGTCCTGCGCACAGCCTACATTCTCCTGTGTGATTCTCGTGCACAGCTCTTCAGTTCCTAGGGAACTGTGCCTCAGCCTGGGCTGGATGTAGCGCAGGTATCCAACGAAACATCCCCAAGCAGCAGAGATCACATGCTCAGAGTACAGCCCTTCCTGACCACTCGCCATTGAATAATCAATGCCAGGCTGTCTCGGGGAACAGATCAGGAGGTACAAAAGAGCACAAACCACATTAGCCTGCCCGCTGGCATTTCCACACTGAGTTGCTCCTTAACTCCACTATACAAAGCAGCAAAAATCTCTCTGCAGAAAGGTCTGTGCACTGACCCACATATTTTATACTGAGATTCCTCATAACAGCACAAACCTGCAGGACACACCCACAGCCCACTGAGCTCAGGGCTCTGCTTAGACTACTCACCTGCTTCCACTCCTCCTGGCGAGTCCAGCAAGGCCCATCCAAATCTGTCAAGGAGACCACGCTGGAATAGGTgagctcctcctcctctgactCGCTGATATCCACCAGCCGGCGGCACCACTCAATTTGCTCTTGCACCGTCTGCCGGACCCATCTGGAGAACTCCAGCTTGTTGGCCATGCTGGGAGCCTGGGTTGGCCGGGGCTGCGGACATAAACTGAGGGCTGCCTCATTCCCTGCTGGGTCAGCCTCTGCTTTGCTCTCCCcatttatttcctgtatttccacATTTCTATTCgactcctttcttctctttcctcttaatacagaaataaactgaaagggatagaagagaaaagagagatggTCACCCTGCTGGGAAACCTAAATCTCCAGTTCTAATATCTTCCCCTGGCAGACTGTCAAGTGACCCAAACCGCCAAGCCTCAATTCCCTTTGGTGCCATGAAATGCTGATTAATTGTGTGAGATTATTAGCGCTGTCCTCTCAGATGTGCCATTCCTAGTTTATAGCTGGAGCCCCACATCCATCCCGACTACAGATCTATCTCTTCTTCATTGCCTTTATGCTGCTAGATGTTTCACAAAAGGTAGAGTACATGGATTTAACCTGCAACAGGAACTAGGCAGCAGAATGAGGAAAGGGCTAATGACTAATGCAAGTGCTTGTCATTACATTTAGAGAAGGAAAGTAGTATTTCTCAGCTTGAGGTGAGGCAGAGGCAAGTTACATGACTCGTCAAAATCCTTCTGGAAATCTAGGGAGAAAAATAGGCTAAGGAACTGTGGGACAAAGTCTCATCATCACTGTGTTTTTACAGTCAGCACCAGCACATCTGTTTACTCATGCCATTACCCTGGCTATGATCCATACATCCTCCAGAAGCCAAGAATGCTTCTTCCCTGCATACACTCTCTTAAACTAGTGATCCACTCCAAGCCTGTACCTAAATGCGATTTGTCTAGGAAGACCATCCATTTGATTTGTCTTGTCAACAGCCAAGCTGATGTGTAGAAAAAACCTCCTCACCACAAATCAGCAACACTGTTGTCTCTTGCAATATCTAGGAAATAAAACCTACTTTGTTCCTTTGTATTTTCTCAAGCATGTCCAGGTCAGTGGTGTCAGAGATGCCCCCATGTATAATGAGGACTTTCTGATCAATCAGGGTGGCCAGGGGCAGCCAGCAGAAAACATTCTGAATcatcttcaagatttttttcccatgcaCCTAGGAGGACAGGTCAGAAGGGAAAAGATGAAGCATCAAGTCTTCAAAGTCCACATCTCACATAGTAAAGGAGACACAAACGTCTGCCTaccttgtatttctgcattacttcCTTGGTGAAACCATAGCTAAAGGAACAGAAGAAAGGAAGCTCAGTGGGATTTTGCAGCAATCCCCTTGACATTGCGATCAGCCCCGCCCAGAAGCCATACCGTAAATTGACCATGTGGTCCTCATGGTTCCCACGGTTGAGATGAACCTCCTTTGGATAGATCAAGAGGAAGGTAAAGAGGATGATGAGGATCTCGAGGGACTGTTTGCCTCTGTCTACGAAGTCCCCGTTGAACACGTAGGActtggaaggggaaggaaggccATTCTGTAAAAGCAAGGAACAGGTGGATGTTACAAGAGAGGCCTCCTCATGAGCTCCATAtatctcccctccccagctgcactTTCTCTCGCTCCTGTCCCAGGTTACCTTATACAGTAGATCCTGACTCTTATTTTTGTCCTGTAGGCTTCCAGTGGCAAATGCATCGAAAAGTGAAAGCTGGCAATCAGGAAGCGTAGCCAATGGTATCAGCACTTACAAAAATGTCCACTGGCACTTCCCAAATGTCCATATATATCAGATTTCAAAGTCAACAAGGGAATAAGCTGCTGCTTTGTGAAACCATTTAAAACTGATCAAGTTGACCTGGAGAATTGCATGTGAAGGGCCCAATTTTGCAAACACTTCTCAGCATGACCCACGCGGTACCTCTCACAATGTCTGGCCAGCCTCCCTCTCCAAATACAGTGCCTACCTTATAAAATATGAGGAACAAGTCATCCAGCTGGCCGTGCAAGTCTCCTAACAGGCAAAAAAAGACAAGTCACAGTATGTTTACCTTTAACTTAAAAAGGCATCAATAAATAACTTCTTATGAAGTATCTCTATAAATTAATGAccattgaaatattttgtgaagTTCAGGGTATCAGTTTCCTTGCACCAAGTCAATGTGCCTGAAGGAAAAGGACATGATGTAAAGGCTTGAACTGAAGTCTGAGAAGGACAGCAAAAAATGTACACCAGCTTCTGAAGACTCTGATTCAGAAGCTTTGTTCATTTATGTCTTACAATGACACAACATGGCACAAGAAACTGACTTTGATCATTACACAGGAGAAAGCTTTGCATTCAAAATAGTAATCaaattaaattctcatttaatgTGTTACTGGAGAGAGAGATTCGTTTCCCAGAAGCTGACTGCATGAAAAGTCTGTGCTAAGTATATATTTTTCAGGAATATCTCAAAGTTTAAACATCAGTCCTAGAATAGGAAAATAGTGGTGAAAAGC
This region includes:
- the PPEF2 gene encoding serine/threonine-protein phosphatase with EF-hands 2; this translates as MGSGSSVNANYKYSLQKSENAFKAAVLIQRWYRRYVARLEMRRRCTWRIFQSIEYACEQDQIKLHNFFSYLMDHFTPSSSKERDFISRMFISGESFKEAELEKYCDYESMEVPDSYTGPHLSFPLLPDHATALLEAFKQKQQLHARYVLNLLHETRKHLKQLPNISHVSTCYSEEVTVCGDLHGQLDDLFLIFYKNGLPSPSKSYVFNGDFVDRGKQSLEILIILFTFLLIYPKEVHLNRGNHEDHMVNLRYGFTKEVMQKYKVHGKKILKMIQNVFCWLPLATLIDQKVLIIHGGISDTTDLDMLEKIQRNKFISVLRGKRRKESNRNVEIQEINGESKAEADPAGNEAALSLCPQPRPTQAPSMANKLEFSRWVRQTVQEQIEWCRRLVDISESEEEELTYSSVVSLTDLDGPCWTRQEEWKQILDILWSDPMPQEGCRANMVRGGGCYFGPDVTGKILEKYNLQFLIRSHECKQEGYEFCHNRKVLTIFSASNYYEIGSNRGAYVKLGPDLVPHFVQYQANKTAHTLTMTQRISRVEESAFRALREKLFAHTSALISAFKAYDKDNTGRITLSNWATAVESVLHLGLPWRMLRPQLVRSTADGMLEYKSWLDDLAMEQRSQEHIQSSLLEVIYRNRSNLETIFRIIDRDHSGLISFEEFHQTWKLFSSHMNIELTDDGINDLVRSIDFNKDGNIDFNEFLEAFRLVKQSQ